The following is a genomic window from Canis lupus familiaris isolate Mischka breed German Shepherd chromosome 10, alternate assembly UU_Cfam_GSD_1.0, whole genome shotgun sequence.
CTCACCTCAAACATTTTTAGTCCTGTCCTGTCCTTGCTCCCTGATTTTTCTCCAGCCAGGCACTTGGCAGTTCAGgggctttcttctcctttcaccAGCCTATTTACCTATTCCCCTTCTTATCACTTCCCCTTGGGCGGGGCTGGCGCTTCAGGAGGTAGAAGTGTCCACAAGGTTCTTCAGGATCCACCCTCCCCTACAGGTTCTCAACGCAGAGATGCGCCGAGGGACAGAGACTCAGCCCGCGGCCGCCGGACGACCAGGCCTCGATGGGGCCCTAAGGAGAAAAGCCTCTGGCTTCTCCCGGTCCCAGACTCCGCCAGGCCTTCGGGATCGGGATCGGGATCGGGATCGGGATCGGGATCAGGATCAGGATCGGGATCCGACGACTCCCCGCAgcgcggaggaggaggaggaggaggaggaggaggaggaggaggaggaggaggaggagcagggcgGAGGCAGAAGCGGGAGAGCCTCCGCCGAAGCCCCGCCCCGCgctgggctcccagggaggaCCCGAACTGGGCCGCGAACCAGCCTCGGCGGGGCAGGGGGTCGTGGGACCGCCCCGAGTGGGCGATCGGGCCGCCGCACAGGCCCCCGCGCAGGAAGGAGACCCTGCCCCGCAGGGGGGAGGCCTTGGCGGCGCTGCCCGTCCTCTCACACAGCCGAAGTGACGGGGCGGGTCGTCAGGATGGGCAAGCGGGGtagcttctgttttcattttcactttcccGATGATCGTGCTGCAGCCTTGGAACCGAGAACGTGAGGGGGCCGGCCCTGGGTCACGGCCTCCGCCTCCAGGCCGGCCTCCCAGCCGTGAGGGCCCAGGAGCACTGGTGCGGGGTGAGAGGGTCCGCAGGGTGGACCATACAAAGCAGTACTCCGAGGTTTCCACCTCTGAAACAGTCTGGGAGAAAATGCAAATGTACTGGGGTCACCGTAAGTAACTTAAGTATTCCTGGCCCCCTACTATGTAAAAATATTGTTCTGGTTGAGTGGTTAACtgcccttttcttcttttattttattttttttattttttatttttttcccttttcttcttttaagtagAAAACCCGACCTTTAGAAATACAGACCAGATGTGGTGGCGAGGCTAGTTTGAAAGCAGCTGGACAGGGAGCACCTCAAGGAAAGCAAAGACGaggttctccctccctcccaagttGTTAAAAAACGTGATATGGGTCCACTCTTCTTGTAAATGATACGTGCTTTCAGAGAATTGGTTTTGGAATCTAGTTTtggaacagcttttttttttttttttttaaagattttatttatttattcatgagagacacacagagagagagagagagagagagagagaggcagagacacaggcagagggagaagcaggctccatgcaggaagcccgaggtggtacttgatcccaggtctcaaggatcatgcatgccctgggctgaaggcggcggcactaaaccgctgagccacctggactccCTGGAACAGCTTCTTAACTGAATTCCTCCATGTTTAGTTCAATTTAAGGCTTGATCGTGTCATCTACCCCAATGCTAGACCAGAGTTAAAGGACCAAAAGAGACTAATAAACCTTTTGGTGGGGGGGGAAGTATATCATTGCCTGTGCAAAGCATACTTCAACtcaaaaactataataaaagcaaaattcaagCACCCTGACATTGGAGATTCCAAAAAAAAAGCACTCAGAACAATGTACAATACTGGATTAAGCCACAACCAGTATGGCAGGAGATTTCTGTTGGTTTCCACTATCTCTATAGCTTTGAGCAGTGTTGACAACTACTCAAAGGATAGTGAGTGGGTTTATCAGTTCTTTGAGGATGTTCCACTCAGTAGCCAGTGGAAACCAATTGTTAAGCATCTCTTCTTATACCTCATAAACCACAACCACAGTCTTTGATCCCTGGCTCCAAACAGATTCTAAAATAACCTcgatgaaaatacaaaatatagggtgactgggtggctcagtcagtaagcatctgccttcagctcaggtcctgatcccagggtcctgggacagagtctcccattgggctccctgctcagaggggagtctacttctccctctacaccTCCCTTCTGCTCATGATTCTctctcgtgcactctctctcaaatcaattaataaaatcttaaaaaaaaaaaaaagaaaagaaaataggggcacctgggtggctcagcggttgagcatctgccttcctctcaggtcataatcccagaatcctgggatcaagtcccacatcaggctccccttagggaacctgcttctccctctacctatgtctctacctctctctctgtgtttctcatgaataaataaacttttaaaatcttaaaaaaataaaaataaaaaataaaatatattatgtatatgtatcatTCAGagacttcaataaaataaaagaatcttcctagaaaataaacaaaaacaaaaaatacttcatACTTTAGGTTATTTAAGTGAATCATATTCAGCTTTCATAACTGCAAAATATGTTTGGTTTAGCAGCTCTTTCTGCCAATGGGTCCTATtctcatgctttaataaaaccaccttttttttttttgcactgaagaaaaaaaagtttggtttAACCAACCAAATTCTGTGCTACATCCAGGGAAAAGAGGTATATATCACAGACACTAATATGGAAGAtggataaatagaaaaacaactaATTCACTGTTACATGTTTAATAAAAGCATATATTAGGTACAAAAGTAGCCTAACTAAGGGAGTGACTAATTCTATGAGGTTTATGGGGATGAGGATTTAAGAAAAGGTTTGACTCATGAATGATGTCTATGTCCATTTGAGGTGGTATTTGAAACAATGAAGCATAagcagaaatgcaaagaaaaaaaagctcatgAGGTAGATATTAATAAATGACTATAAAGTGCTGACTGACAacacagaagaaattaaaatataaagaggtacagaattctattaattttaaattggcagcaaaaaaattagttgaaaaatGGGGTGAAAGGGTAGAGAACTCCTTTTACTTAAATCTTAAgtaacacagaaattaaaataacagcCCTTGCCTCTACTCTAGGCAAAGCCAGCACTGTTATATTGGTGTGTTATTTCCCCAGGTTATGTACTTggaactgaaattattttctataaaaataactcTCCATACATTGAGGCAGTACAGGATAATGGTTGAGTAGGCTGGCAGTCTGGTGTTGCCTGGGCTAGAATGTAGGAAACACCACTTCCCACTTGGAAAGTTACTtctctttatttcagttttcCCCTCTGCAAAATAGGACTATAACTTTACCAACTGTCAGTGAAGATTTTAAATGtcagaaggattttattttgtgCATGGGAAAGAACCCAAAAAGCTGCTTGATTTTTAACTGATATTTATTAGTGTTGTAAATTTTAAGCCTAGCTGTTATTAAGCATGTAAAAGCAAATCTCAAATTCACTTATAAatcaattttatgttaaaaatgaaacacttgggatccctgggtggcgcagcggtttggcgcctgcctttggcccagggcgcgatcctggagacccgggatcgaatcccatgtcgggctccgggtgcatggagcctgcttctccctctgcctgtgtctctgccctcccccccctctctctctgtgtgactatcataaataaataaaaattttaaaaaatgttaaaaaaataaataaaaatgattttaaaaacacttttacttGTTCTTTGATCAATGTTTGGTGAACTTCTTAATTGGACATATTAAACTTTCCATTTAAACACTCTTATAAATACGATAGAATTTTCTTAAAGCATTAAATAACAAAAGCATCCAACAAATCAAATTATCTTACACATTTGCACTGTATACAAACTTAATTTATTAATAAGTTTATTAACTTACTAAGTTCCCTTAAAATATGTCAAATTCACACAAAACTGTATCTGATTGTCTTAGGCACCTCACGCCCCTAACAAGGCAGATTTACACTCTAAATCATCTTGGCCCATTTTCTGCCCAGTTCCAGAGCACTTAGAGAGTATTCCTGAGTCTTCTTCAGCCCTGAAAGGACACTGGTTAGAAGTGCGCTCTGCTactaactggctgtgtgaccttggttaagtcctttacctctttgtgtCTCAGCTTTATCACCTGAAAGTGGGGGTAGCAATAGTACACAACTCCTCAAGTTGTGAGTCTTACCTGAGTTAGTGCATGCAAAGCACTTAAAACCGTGCCCGGTGGGTGCTAAGTGCTCAACAAGTGTCATGGTATTTGTGTAAAAATACTAGATCAAGTTCTCTTAGGCATCTGTGCAGCATAAAAATCAAACCTATACATTAAGGCAATTCACTTAAGCATTGAAATATCTACTACATCGCTTATTGGTCAAATCCTaagtatttccattaaaaatctAATGTCAGATTCCACACACCCCCAACCTGTGAGACTctctaaaatatttcaagtatcttaaatacagagaatacatACATAAGCAACACAGTGAGTTAAAAGTGTGTTACTACTTCTTGTAAATAGAAGGTGTCATTAAAAGTCACGTTAATTTCTTTACCAGGTGTATGTTACTCGGGCTGCAGTCATTATCCAGTGACATTATCCAAGGACGAGGGCAGGAGATTTATTTTGGTACTGTCAATCTGATATGTTCAGGGGTCAGTCAAAGACTTGAGATTGGGGTTACGGTTTTGGGGTTTTTGGTCAGTTTACAGATGGGGGAAGATTAAGTGGAAGAGGAAGGGGTGCACCCCCTGAGGGCTATTCCAGGCCTGGCGCTCAACAAGCTGGGCCCCCTGTAATCCCTGGGAACTGCCTGCCCTGTGGTAGGAACTCAAAGCATTTCAGATGGGATTGATTTTTACAACGTAGGGCATCATCTATCCCTTGCAAGTTTTACCTTTGCCTGATTTTTGTGGTAACTCTTTTCCACTTTTCCCTGCTTGACTTGAGAGGATGGAATTCACTTTCCCACTTGAGAGTTCAGCTAATCTCTGCTTATTGAAGTTAATTAAATTCTTTGcctcttttatatttactttcttatCTGTCAAATAAACAGATGAATGCCAAATAACTCATAGGGTTGTCATAAGCCTTACATGAAATTCTGTGAATCACAATGTTGGGtatatagtaagtgttcagtatatgttaactattattatatggctattttttccaacttttttttctttaaacattttcaggggatccctgggtggctcagcggtttggtgcctgcctttggcccagggcatgatcctggagtcccgggatcaagtcctacattgggctccctgcatggagcctgcttctccttctgcctgtatttctgccccgcccccatctcatgaataaataaataaaatcttaaaaaaaaaaaacattttcacattctttaaatattttattaaaatgcaaaagaacagcatccttttttttaaatttattttttattggtgttcaatttaccaacatacagaataacccccagtgcccgtcacccattcattcccaccccccgccctcctccccttctaccacccctagttcgtttcccagagttagcagtctttacgttctgtctccctttctgatatttcccacacatttcttctcccttcccttatattccctttcactattatttatattccccacatgaatgagaacatataatgtttgtccttctccgactgacttacttcactcagcgaaCAGCATCCTTCAATCAAAATTCAAACTTGCACTGCCTTATGGTAAGACactgtattaatttcctattgttGTTacaacaaattaccataaatttaggGACTTAAAAATCACCTCAAATTTagtatcttacagttctggaggtcagaaatctaaAAAGTTCTCACTGaactaagatcaaggtgttggcagtgagctgcattcctttctggaagctgtcagggagaatccatttccctgccttttccagcttctaaaggcCACCTGCATTCTTTGGCTCATGGTCTTTTCCTCCAGCAATAGTatcactctgacctctgcttttGTCGACATACTTCCTTTTCTGACTCTAactctcctgcttccctctttaAGGAGACTTtcctggcctcacctggatgatccaggataatcttcccatttCGAGTtccttaatcatatctgcaaagtccctttgccatgtaaggtaacatattcaggCATTTCAGGAATTAGGACATGGTTGTCTTTGGGCCACATATACTACTCCTGAAATTACTGATGTTGAAACTAAAGGTGGCATTATGTATCAGCAAAGGGatgaaaaaagattatttcactCTCCTTTAAATAGACCTTGGCCAAATGCTAAGAGCATTTGAAGACAAACCCTTTGGCTATTTGTTTCCTTAGAATtaggtaaatttttaaatctaaaggGTTCTGAGTACCTTCCAGGTATTCCAGGTACTATATGccagataaatatttatatacaatatcaTCTCATCTCTCTAGAACATGGCAACATATTCCTAAGCTGCTAAAACGTAGGAAGTGCATatgcatgtacatgcacacacacacacacacacacacacacacacaagctgtcCTGAGTTGCTAAAATAGCTGACGAAACGTTGTACTAAGACTCTCATGTTTCACTCACAGGAAAACCTTAGACTTACAGTCAGATCCCACAACTCGACATATAGTTCTTTTAAGCCTATCTTATTTCCAATCCTTGGCTGACCTGAAGTAGGAAATTAGAAGGGCAAGAAAGAAAGCTCTAGGCAGGTAAGTCGACATAACTAAGAAGACCAGAGAAAACTTATCGCAGTCATTAATGTGCCTTGTTGATATGACATAGTCATAGTCATCTGTTGGTTCTCAAATGGTTAGCCAATCACTACCTCTCTgagatttaacaaatatgtatatatatatacacacacttagaCTATTGATGTCTAGACTCCTATCTATGATAGAATTCTATGATTTCAGGTCATAACAACAGCTTGTCAACCAAGGAGACAATCAGAAGTGCTATGTATTCTGATGCACttatttgttattatattatGACGACAACTACTACTATGAATCTAACATTTTACCAGCACTTAAATGTTGTCTAGGACAATTAAGAGTGAGGCAGGCAGGGCAATGTGCTTCAATAGTGTCAAAGGCATCACTTTTTCACAACCAGAACAATGATATTTGATGCTTTTATCCACTCAGCGTTAAAGaacatgtgccaagcactgtgttagGTACTAAGTCTTTATGAGAAATTagcttattttcatatttcagggGAAAGGTGAAGAGCAATaactaaactaaaaattaaaaattgtgtaaATGTTTTGATCTAGAATTTCTTCCCACAAACAGCCCAACAGAAACTTTCATGAAAGTGCTCAAAGGTTTCTGTGCAAAGATGCTTCCTTATGCATTGTTTGTAACAGTAATACAGTAAAACACTGGAAATGATCTAAATGACCATCATTAGAATGAGAGAGAcctatagggcacctgggtggctcagtggttgagcgtctgcctttggcccagggtgtgatcctgggtcccgggatcgagtcccacatcgggctccctgcatggagcctgcttcttcctctgcctgtgtctctgcctctctttctgtgtgtatctcataaataagtatataaaatctttaaaaaaaagtgtttaaaaaaaaagagacctatAAACACCAACATGAAAAGATGGCAAGATACAGTACCAGATGATAAAGTTATAAGacagtatgtttttcttttgttgatacaGAGATATAAGTATGTGCAAGAAAATCTCAAGgatataaaaaaagtattttttttacaacaaagTATTAATAAGGGTAAGTATTATggagattttttcctttctactttttttttttacaatgttcaCAGAAAAAccacaaaggttaaaaaaaaaaaaccacaaaggtaAAACAAATAgagtaatacaaaataaaaggcaataaaTTAAATAGTAAGTTTTAGCAATGTTTTTATGAGAAagtattgaaattttatttacaacaaaatgttttccaagaatTTGAACTAGATAAGGTATTTCATCTGTGGTTTTCTGACCTAGTGGCTAGAAACTGAACTTCTACTCAGTTTCCCCTTTCTTCATTTGGTTGGTTATTAGCTTTCAGTAAGGTGTTTCACCTGAGCCTGCTCTTTAAGAGCCCTGGATTCAGAACACGGGATAATAGGGAGTGCACACATGCCAATTTGTTTACTGCGAGTCTCCCAGAGGAAATCATGTGCATCTGTCTGTTTACTTTTCCTTGGAACCCAGAAGGTCACCTCTAAAAATAATCTTGCTCAGTGTCAGAGCTTCCGTGACACAGAGGTACATGCCTCACATGCTCCTCGCAGTTAGTGCCCTATGCCAGGCATATCCAGTTCTCAAAGGACCAGGaccagagaaggagggaaagtaGCTGCCAGCTGAACTGTCCACCTTCTAAGTTAATTTAATAATGCTCACAAAGGAAGCCCCTTAAAAAATAGCACACACCTTTTCTCATGGCTGTCACTCTACATTAGTGATGTtgaacttttaaatgtttattggcTGCGTGTATTTCTTCTTTTGCGATTTTCTGAAGGAGACATGAAGAGAATTTCTCAACCAGAGCCCATGCTATGGTTATTTGACTTCGCAATGGGCACATTTGGGGTGCTTCACCAGCCTTTCTGGTAAGGCCCTGAAGCTCTATTGAATGAACAGTCCTGAGAAACTATGCTTGTACCAGGGGAAAATGCTCCATTTGCCTTGGCCTCCACCCCATTCCTCTTGGCTTGTACCTTTTCAACACTCCCCGCTGGGCTGGGACACGTTGTGTGAGTGGGTAAAGTGAGGAGAAAGAGCGAGATCAGTTAGAAATCTGCTGTCCAAGTCAGAAATACTGAAAGGCCAAACTAAAGACatgggcagaagagaaattaatagAAAGATGGTAATTGAAGAGTTGGAATCTATGGAATTTTATAGCTGATTGGATCTAGGGTACAAAAGATTTCCACATGTTCCAGAAGTTTTCTAGACTTGTGCTAGGAACCTGGTGGTGCCATTATGGAGGAGATGTCCCATACTGGACTCTGAATTCATCCTCTTCAGTCTCTCCAGGGATCTCAGGGCAACAACTGTTTTGCCATCTATCTTCAATTGTTCACTTTCAttgattcttttccatttaacCCTATTCAAGAATCTCTcacatttaacaaaacaaaacaaacaaaaacaaacctttcCCCTTGAGAGGTAGTGGGAAGAGTAGGCTACTAATATCCTCATCTTAAATGTAGGGCGTCAAGAAATGCTGTGATTAATGGAATGAAAAAAGAGCTTAAGTAGGTTTTGTGGCCAGTGGATGGTGACACAACCATTTTGGATGACAAGAGAGAGGTATCAGTGAACTAAATTCTTACTCAGCACAGCATGAAGTTAATAGATAATATCTAAGGCTAATAAATCAAGAAACCATCATTAGGAGGTTAATTAGTGATAAGGAGGTTACCTTAACACAGAAGCAGTTCAAAGTGGTTGCTTCTGGGGGCTGGCAGAGTGGCTCAGAGgattgttgcttttttaaaaaattatttgcatgtatttctttgatgaggttttaaaaatgttcccCCCGCCTTTTTTTCAATATGGTAAAGAGagaggccttaaaaaaaaaaatcctccctaaACTTACATTTCATGGCTACCACTATATCTTTCCTCTTCCTTAATatacattccttttattttttttaagattttatttatttatttgagagagagagatagcaagagagagcatgagcagggccaagggagaaggagaagcagactcctactcaatgtggggctccaac
Proteins encoded in this region:
- the LOC102157173 gene encoding uncharacterized protein LOC102157173 isoform X1, which translates into the protein MVFWGFVLFCFLFLKTSVSCLSSGRNTDKVIWGEENILGSLVLLLQWLIHKPETVSEVETSEYCFVWSTLRTLSPRTSAPGPSRLGGRPGGGGRDPGPAPSRSRFQGCSTIIGKVKMKTEATPLAHPDDPPRHFGCVRGRAAPPRPPPCGAGSPSCAGACAAARSPTRGGPTTPCPAEAGSRPSSGPPWEPSAGRGFGGGSPASASALLLLLLLLLLLLLLLLLLRAAGSRRIPILILIPIPIPIPIPIPKAWRSLGPGEARGFSP